The DNA region tTTAGAATTTACATATAAATAAACTCAAAtcgtttaatttttataaaatttgtttggaattaaaataatttgatttgataaaaatataaaaagccaTTTTTatcctttagatattaatatTCATGATAAGAATTTGGAGTAAGAAAGAGGTACAAAGGTAGTAGAGATCAAGCATTGCTCGTCGATGGCGCTACTCTGCTTAGCCACCCCTGAACAACCACTGACCAAGCATGTTGACTGCGGATTGCCGTAGGCCGACCCTAGTTATCGACGCAAGCCAACACCCGACTGACTCTAGTTATTGACGGTCATAATAAATTGTGTAGtaaataaaggataaaaagtaaaatcaaatcattatatcaatttttaaatcaaatcaatttctttttttaacttGGTTGAGTAATTACTTAACCAAATGTTGGGGATTGAAATAttgggaattcaaattttattttgtctatATAATAACTCATTGGCACTAACTAAAAGTAGATCCTTAAATAAATACTGTGAAAATATTAATTCTTTTACATAATtaattacaaatataataatgtattttcaatttaattcaatccaTTTTAATCGAAATCAAATTAATTCCAAAAGATATTTTAAAGACGCCCTATCAGCACCATGATGACAAAAATCATGTCTTTTTTGTGTCTGACCAAAATCATGCTTTGGAGATGCCAAGCGAGAATTAAAAAAGGtaatttcaatttaaaacaagggaaaattgattttaattagaaacttgttacggcctggcccgaGATCCCCGCGGGTCAATCCGACCCGAGCTCCACCCGGCCCGGTCACGCGGTCTTCAAccaacccggacacgcgtcccgtacggctcACACGTAGCTATGGGACAGCGTCCTTGAGGATATGGGCCTGACCCCATGAgggggcccactactgacatgtatataaggggaagattggctcttcccccgaggtacgtcataTCCTTTCACCTCATTATTCTGCCCGCCTGCACAtcgctgacttgagcgtcggagtgtctttgcaggtggcatccCCCCTCATCCTCTCTCCAGGACAAGTGCCCGGCTACTCGGCGAACCCGCAACCTGTGCGACCAAAGTTAAGGCGTCCTCACCCCTTCACCAGCCTACCCGATCTGCCCAGAACCCGacaaccgaacattggcgccgtctgtggggatttCCTGCCTAGATGGAAGTCGTGCTGGGTCCCGGCGACCAAGCTCGAGCAGCCGGAGCGGAGGGGGCAGCCTCCGTCGCCTCGCTAAGGGGACGACGGAGGTCCCCCCAACAACACACGAGAACACGACCATTTGGGGGAACGGGCGGCGATAGCGCCATAATAATGCAGGAGCTACGCCACAGAGTCCAGAACCTAGAACGACAGCTAGCCGACCGGGAGCGAGAGGGACGATCTACCGATCCCAGCTATACCCCGTCTCCCGGGAGTGAGGAGGAAGACTCTCACAGAAGCCGCCCGCGGCGTACATCCGCATCCCGGACGGAAGCGGAGAGCACGCGGGAGGAATCACCCATAATGAGAAGGCGAAATGACACGATCATCTACTCTCGCGGCAGATTAACCCGCCGAACGGCGAGAGGTCGCGAAGACGGGGAAGGGAGATATGAGAGAACACGACAACCTGTGATAATGGGCGTCACCCCGTTCCACCGATCTATCCTCGAGGTCCGGTtgccgaaacacttcgacaaaccaacggacatgaggtacgacggaACTCAAGACCCTCTAGAACACctcacggccttcgaggccaggatgaatctAGAGGGAGTGGGGGACGAAGTAAGATGCCGAGCCTTCCCGGTGACCCTAGCAGGGCCAGCGATCAGATGGTTTAACGGCCTCCCTCAAGGTTCCATCTACAGTTTCTCGGACATCAGCCGTGCATTCCTGGCCCAATTTACAACGCGGATAGCAAAGGCCAAGCACCCTATCAACCTTCTAGGGATAACCCAGAGACAAGGAGAGCCGACCAGGAGGTACTTAGAtcggttcaacgacgaatgcctgGAAATCGACGGCCtaaccgactcggtggccagTCTCTGTCTGACAAACGGCCTCCTCAACGAGAACTTCCGAAAACACCTCACCACGAAGCCGGTTTGGACAATGCATGAAATCCAGACGGTGGCCAAGGAGTACATAAACGACGAGGAAGTTAGCCgagtcgtggctgccaataagcGGCAGTCCGGTTATAGCCAGGCTCGGCAACAAGGTAACGAGGGAAGAGCAAAAGAAAAAGTTAGGGAAGAGGCAACAAACAAGGCACCTAGACCGTTCCCTCGAGTTGGGAAATTTACAAACTACACTCCACTCGCTCTCCCCATCGTGGAAGTCTATCAGCAAATAGCTGAGAAAGGAATTCTTCCGAAGCCCCGACCACTTAAGGACCGAACGGGAGGGAACAAGAACCTTTATTGTGATTATCATAAGGGTTACGGCCATCAAACACAGGACTGTTTTGACCTGAAGGATGCACTAGAACAAGCGATAAGGGAAGGAAAGCTAGCGGCGTTCTCCCACCTCATCAGGGAGCCGAGAAGACGTTATCGCGATCAAGACGAGGAAGGCAAAGCCCATGTGGCCAAGCGGCGACAAGAACCCGAAGACAAAGAACATGGCCTCACCGTGATAAACGTGGTAACGGCAAAAAACGCCGCGCCAAAATCCCGGTCAGCACACAAGAAAGACGCTAAGGTTCTGACGATCTCATCCCCGCAGGTGCAAAACTCTAAGAAACCTCCCTCCATTTCTTTCGGCCCGGAAGACCAATGGTTCAGCGACGCCCCGGAAAAcccccccatggtcatcacggccagagtgggaaccggcctcgtcaaacgaatcctTGTCGACACAGGAGCTGattcaaatatcatgttccatAACGTGTTCGACGCGCTAGGACTAAGAGACGCAGACCTGACGAGTCACCAGCACGGTGTTATTGGGttgggcgaccacttcatcaaaccGGACGGAGTAATATCCCTACCAATCTCGGTGGGGCAAGCCCAAGGCCGAAGGTCGGCGATGGCGGAGTTCGTAATCCTCCGAGATTCCACTGCCTACAACATCATCTTaggaagaaaaacaatcaacgaTTTCGAAGCCATAATCAACACAAAGCTGCTAGTCATTAAGTTCGTTACCGATGACGGATCCATAGGGACCATAAGGGGAGACCTCGAGACGGCGGTCGCTTGTGACAACGCCAGCCTCTCCCTTAGAAAGAAGTCCAAGGAGGCATCCGGTGTGTTCCTAGCCGACCTTGATGCCAGAGTGGACGACAAGCCGAGACCAGAACCAGAAGGGGATCTGGAGAAGTTTAGAATCGGTGACGACGTGGAAAAATTCACATTCGTTAACAAGAACCTCCCACATGAGTTGAAGGAGCCTTTGATCGAAATGATAAGAGCCAACAAGGACCTGTTCGCTTGGAccccagccgacatgccgggcatagacccaaaAATCATCTCACATCATCTAGCCGTCAAGGCGGAGGCACGCCCAGTGGCCCAACGGAGGAGAAAGATGTCGGCGGAAagagcagaggaggtggccaggcagacggccagcctcctagaagcaggCTTCATACGGGAAGTAGACTACTCGACATGGCTCTCGAATGTGGTACTGGTGAGGAAACACAACggcaagtggagaatgtgcgtggactattctgacctcaacaaagcatgccccaaagattGCTTCCCCCTCCCCAACATAGATGCACTCGTCGACGCCGCGGCGGGATATCGgtatctgagtttcatggatgcctactccggttacaaccagataccgatgcaccgtccTGACGAAGACAAGACGGCATTCATAATGCCAGGAGGAACTTTCTGCTATAAGGTAATGCCATTCGGATTGAAAAATGCGGGGGCAacgtatcaaaggctgatgaacaggaTATTCCACGACCTCATAGGGAAAACAgttgaagtctacgtggacgacatcctgGCAAAAACGACACGACCTGACGACCTCTTGAACGACCTGGCAAGTGTATTCGCCTCCCTCGGTCAACACGGTATGAGGCTGAATCCCCTCAAGTGCGCCTTCGCCATGGAAGCCGGCAAGTTCCTGGGATTTATGATAACTCAGAGAGGGGTAGAAGCTAACCCGGAGAAATGCCAGGCAATACTCCAGATGAGGAGCCCGGGTTGCATCAAGGACGTCCAGAGGTTGGCAGGACGGTTGACCTCATTATCCCAATTTCTCGGAGCTTCAGCAACAAAGGCCCTGCCATTCTTTAACCTCATGAAGAAAGGGATGGCGTTCGAATGGACGCCCGCATGTGAAGAAGCCTTTCAGCACTTCAAGGAAATCTTGGCAGCTCCACCCGTTCTCGGGAAGCCAAAAGACGGGGAACCACTATACCTGTACCTCGCCATAACAAGTGAAGCCCTGGCCGCAGTTCTGGTACGGGAGGACGGAAAAGCTCAGCAGCCAGTCTATTTCATAAGCAGGGCCTTGCAAGGGGCAGAATTAAGGTATAGCAAGTTGGAAAAGCTAGCCTTAGCACTCCTGACTTCCTCTCGAAGGTTAAAACAGTACTTCCAGAGCCACCAAGTTGTCGTCAGAACGGACCAAGGGATCCGACAAGTACTTCAAAAACCCGATctggcgggaagaatgatgacttggtccaTCGAGCTCTCCCAGTATGACATACGATACGAACCCCGGCAAGCCATCAAGGCGCAGGCAATGGCGGATTTTCTAGTAGAAGTGACGGGAGATCCAAGCGAAGAGGTgggcacacggtggaagctccatgtggacGGGGCCTCCAACCAGACCTTCGGAGGCGCCGGGATCATCCTGGAAAGCCCGATTGGGGTTGTATACGAACAGTCGGTCAGATTCGAGTTTCCCATCtcgaacaaccaggcagaatatgaagcccttaTAGGAGGCTTAACCCTAGCGGCAGAAGTCGGCGCAAGAAGACTAGAAATATGTAGCGATTCCCAAGTCGTCACCTCCTAAGTAAACGGTAGCTATCAGGCCAAAGACCCCCTGCTacaaaagtacttggaaaaggttaaaagcttgagccaaaagtTCGAAGAAGTCACAGTCCACCACGTAcctagagaaaggaacacacgggcagacctcctatcAAAGCTGGCCAGCACAAAGCCAGGGGAAGGGAACCGGTCTCTCATCCAAGGCATGACAAAAGAACCAGCAATCACACTGCACATGACAACCCTAGGTTCTTCAtggctagaccccatcaccaactTCCTAGAACACGGCAAACTCCCTAGTCATGAAAAGGATGCGGCAAAATTAAGAAGAGAAGCGGCCAAGTACGCCGTCATCCAAGGACAGCTGTTCAGGAAAGGGCTCAGCCAACCCTTGCTGAAGTGCCTACatcccgaccagacggactacgtcCTCAGAGAAGTCCATGAGGGCTGCTGTGGTCACCACATCGGAGGCAAAGCCCTAGCGAGGAAACTAATCCGAGCCGGATACTACTGGCCGTCGATGATGGCGGATTCTAAAGAGTTTGTCAAAAAATGTGTAAAGTGCCAACAGAACGCCAACTTTGCCAGGGCGCCGGCATCCGAGTTAAGCTTGATAACGACCTCCCGGTCATTCTCTCAGTGGGGAATCGACCTCTTAGGGCCCTTCCCAGTCGGCCctgggcaagtcaaatacctcatagttgcAATTGACTACTATACCAAATGGATAGAAGCCGAGCCACTAGCTAGCATATCCTCGTCCAATTGCAGgaaattcatgtggaggcaggtgataacgcGATTCGGGATACCGGAAGCCGTCATCTCGGATAATGGCACACAGTTTACTGACAAAAAGTTCACGGAATTTCTCAACGGCCTGGGTATAAGGCAAAAGTTCTCTTCGGTAGAACACCCTCAGACGAACGAACAAGTGGAGTCCGCCAACAAGGTTATCCTTTCAGGGCTAAAAAAGAGGTTGGACAATAAAAAAGGTGCTTGGGCCGATGAACTAGCAGCGGTTCTCTGGTCCTACCGAACAACTGAACAATCCTCCACTAAGGAGACTCCTTTCCGACTAACGTACGGTGTGGACGCGGTAATACCCGTGGAGATCGGGGAACCAAGCCCGCGGTTGCTCTTAAAAGGAGTGGAGGAAACCGTAGAAAAGGACCTGATAGATGAAGCTAGGGAAATGGCCCATTTGACAGAAACGGCGCTAAAACAAAGAATGGCTCTGCGCTATAACACCAAAGTGCTCAAGAGGGAGTTCGAGCCAAACGACCTCGTCCTGAAGCGAAATGATATCGGCCTACCGACCCCCGAAGAAGGCAAGCTAGCGGCGaactgggaaggcccctatagaATCAAGAAAGTGATGGGAAAAGGAGCATTCAAGTTAGAAAGGCTTGACGGCAAAGAAGTCCCGAGAACATGGAACGCGGACAACCTAAGGAGATTCTACTCCTAGAGGAAGGCCCGACAAGCCGACCAACCTAGCTAAGTAGTTAATTTACAAATTTAACTTATGAACTTTTCGTAGCGACATATCGAGTAAGATATACTTGTGCAAATTTTCTCTCCTATTTTATCACTCAATTCTCCAGATAAACCATCCCATCACGACCAACGACGACGCGCgtccccgggactgatcaccccgggaacccGTCCACCACCGTCGTAACGACTACGCGAAAGGCCGTGGGCCGTTGATATAAATGACGACAATAAACCAAAAACGGTTAAGAGTAACGGTAACACGACTAGACGAGTAAGGATAAGTTCATCACGACAACTCGAGCAAACGACTAAAAAGGTCATTGTTCACAAGCCAAAATAAAACGGCTAAAATCAAACTGTTCACAAGCCAAAACGGCCAAAATTAAAACTGTTCGCAAGCCAAAATGAAACGGCTAAACAAAAACTTTAAACAGAAAATTCATTTCTTGGGGGCGTCGACAACTTTGCCATCCTGAATGACCTTGAGAACACCAATCGCCGACGTATCAAATTCGGGAGCAATGGCTTTGACCTGAGCCTTAAGAGCCTCCTCGGTCGCCAAAATTGCACCCTTCCCCTGCTTCACGATATCTTTGTACTTAGCCTTCCACGTTGCCAGTTCGGCCTACACGGCCTGCTTTTCCTTCTCCATCTCGGCCACCCGTTTCTGCGCTGCGCCGACCTGGCTCTCCAAAGTCATCTCACGTTCAACAAGACGAGAAACCGTGGCGACCGAGTCCTTTAATTTCTCCTCAACAGTGGCAGTCTTCTTCTCGGCTGCAGTGGCCTTCTCGGCAGCGTCAAGTTTTTCATTTGACTGGGTCAACTGCTCCCGGAGAGTCTCGACTTCACTTTTCAGCTCATTATTAGCCTTCCCACTAGCTTCTAACCTCCTGCGGAGGGACTCCATCCCGGACAGCTCAAACTCAGCCTTCCGGGCTATCACGGCGCCCCGCAGAAGAGTACGGTACATCCATCTCGCCTGCCCGGCAAGGGAAGACTCGTGAAAGTACTCCTCAGTACCAGGGATCAGCTGGGAATCTATGAAGTTCCCAGCATCAAAATTCCTCTCCATAACGGTGAGGACCCCCTCGGGACTGGAGGACATCTTCCTTTTCCTCTTGGGGTTAGGAACCTCCTCCACACCATCATCGACCTCAGGGGTAGACGTCGAACCCCCGGTGCCTACCACCTCGCAGAAGGGAGAAGCATGAACCGTTTTGTCACCCTCGACCTGGGCAGCTTGGGTCGAGGTCCCGGTTCCGTCGACCGCGGCTTCTTGCTCGGAAGTAGTTTTGTCCTCCGGGGGAATCGCGGACTTCTCGGCGGCAGATTTGTCATTATCCCCTTCGTCGTCGCTGGCACAGAGGAAAGTTTGGAACAAGTTGGGAAGACCCGTCACCGACGCAGACATCTCCACTGCAGGAAAGTAAAGAAGATCGGTTAATCGCCACAAAGTATAAATAAAAACGAAAAGGTAAAGGGTAAAGTACAAGTTTCTCACAAATATAATTACGACCGGACTCCCGGTCACCCATAAGGAGGTGGGGATTCACTAGGTTCTTCCCAAAGACTGCCATCAACACTTCGGCAATCTGCCTATCCACCGCCGACATGCCATTATAAGTTACCTTAATAAAGGTATTGGACCCTGCCCCGAAACTCCAATAGGTCGGGATGAGCCGTACTCCCTCCAACGACAACCAAAAGGGGTGACGACCTTTGACAGGGCGGACTTTGAAATATTTGTCCTTAAACCCGTGGTAGGAATcttcaaacaaaccaaaaatcctcCGACCCTGGGCAGACCGGAAGGACATAAACCCCTTTTTGTGTTTCCCCTCCTTGGAAGGGTTTGTGAgggtgaaaaagaagaggaaaacatCTACAGACACCGGCAGTTCGAGGTActcacaaaccatctcgaaacagcggattgaggcccaactgttcggatgcaactgCGACGGCGACACGGAAATTCGACTTAAGAGCGCCATTTGAAAGGCTGAGAACGGGATACGAACTCCGACTTGGGTGAACATGGACTTGtagaaccaaatccagtcggcgACTCGGGGGTGGTGGAAGTTGATTTCATACAATCTTTCGTGAGGAGCCGGGACGAAAACGTCATAATTGGCTTCCTCGTCGGTCCCTCCACACAAGTACCCGGCTTGCCGGAACTCGGTAAGCTCCTCCTCGCCCATTTGGTTAGGCGATTCCTTCAAGTCGGAAACGACCCAAGCATAGGGATCGTACGCCGCGGGGTTAACGGAAGCCCGGGAAACCGTGCAAGCCATACCTACATGGGGGGACCATCCAGTCAGTCTAAGAGATCGGTTGCTCAGGCCGAGTACAGACACTACCCCCCACGACTCCCCGACTAAGGCCAATCGAGACTAAATCGCGAAAAGAACAATAAAagcctaccctggaatggtactTCCCCCCCTAACACATCTAGTCGCAATTAAAAAGCTACACAACAACAGCAAAAAACCAAACAACAGACATGCAAAATAATGCATAAAAGAGAGTGTGATTCGAAAGTTACCTGAATTAGTGAAAGAACGACGGAGCAGTGTTAAAAAATATACGAAGGGAGAGGCGCACAACAGCACTGCAGAGAAATGATGGGATTTGGGAGCAAGAAGATGGCAGAAAAAGGAAGatacaaaagaaagaaaggagagcTTAAACTGGCCCGTTTAAAAACTACCCCTGGAAGCGCGAAACGTCTGGGGGCAGAATGGTCTTTTCAGCAAGGGTTTTTtaccccattatgagcatttaatgctcggCACTGGGAACGATGCGACGAAACGATTGCTTGTGCAATCAAAGGACACGCGCGTTGAGGGCATATCCTTATCACGAGCGGCCGACCTGACAAGAACAGACGGGATACGAGACGACACGCCATTGATAGCTCCCACGACTACCACtggcgcgtgggggcactgttacggcctggcccgaGATCCCcgcgggtcaacccgacccgagCTCCACCCGGCCCGGTCACGCGGTCTTCAAccaacccggacacgcgtcccgtacggctcACACGTAGCTATGGGACAGCGTCCTTGAGGATATGGGCCTGACCCCATGAgggggcccactactgacatgtatataaggggaagattggctcttcccccgaggtacgtcataTCCTTTCACCTCATTATTCTGCCCGCCTGCACAtcgctgacttgagcgtcggagtgtctttgcaggtggcatccCCCCTCATCCTCTCTCCAGGACAAGTACCCGGCTACTCGGCGAGCCCGCAACCTGTGCGACCAAAGTTAAGGCGTCCTCACCCCTTCACCAGCCTACCCGATCTGCCCAGAACCCGACAACCGAACAAAACTATACTATTTAGCTTCTTAAAAAGATAaagcaaaaaaattatttcttagtTTTGGCCTCAAATTACTGCATGTATCTGACAAGATTCAAACTTACTACACTTACTTAACAGTAGTGAACTAACTATTAGACTAATCCAAGTTGGTTAGAAAAagttatttcttattattttacagaATTTATACAAATATGTGAAaatgcaatttttttaaaatcacctTTTTTTCCGAAAAAGCTAAATCAAATGCACAAAATTTCATACCTAATATACTAAATTATCTATATTCACTTGAAATCGTAGTACATCGAGTCATGGACTTTGGACTCATTGATGTTGTTTACTTGCACGGCagacaattaatttttttactaagaaCCCAAAAACGACATTATGCGGCCTCAAATTTCCAATTTGACTTAAAGCATAATGTGAATCCTGAGAGTTATTACAACTCACTCCCAGCTTTGGTTCAGACTTCCTGAGAGTTATTACAACTCACTCCCAGCTTTGGTTCAGACTTCAGAGTTGGCATGAACTActgtaataatattataatatttttggtGACctgataatattataatataataatgaaaATGACATGTACACAGGCTGTTGTGTAACAACCTTAAACGTTTACAGCTGTGCGCAGCTAAATTAATTAACCGTTATAAAAAATGTGAAACAATAATTCAGTTGTGCTCTCTATTGGCAATTTTCACAATATTGGAGCTTTCTCTTTTGTTTGGTTGACCCAGTATTCAGGCTAAGAACTAATCCGTCGCGAATTTGAACTCTATTTAGGGGTCTACTACTAACCAATAGGTTACTGCATGCACAATATGCGATTCGAATCCCTCGACATTTGCTTAAGCGAACGAGTGAGCTGACTACTAGACCAACCCAAATTGGTTCAATATTGGAGGTTTCTAACGTAAATTTCTCTTTCTCCACACCCATTTTATCTGTCACGGTATGTATCTAATAGATACATTCATTGATAAGGATACAATGATATACCAAAAAGAGACGGTGACAGATCAAAGGAAACGGAAGAAGTGATTTAAATATCTATCTGCTGATTGTGGGGAAAGAAAAACTTGATGGGACAAAGAAAATGTAAACTGAAACAGAAGTTCTCTTATAGCTCCAATACAAGAGTTGaacaaaaaggtaaaaaaaaaaaaaagtgagaaaaatgcaaagaatgaattaaatattaaattgaatAACCAGGCAAATTAGCAACATAAGATTGAGTACAAAGATGAGGGAGCCCTGGCCAAAATTTCAACAGGGTGGCGGTCGTCCCTGTTGGCTCTTGCCGCGTAGAATAGGGGGAAGGCTTACATTAAGGGAaatagagggaaaagaaaaaagacaAAGAGGGCATGAGGTATGTACATACCCAGCTGCGTTATCTACGGTAATCTTCATGGAGGAAATTCTCGAATGGTGTTCCGGTGAGTGCCTTCTCTACATCGTTCCAATTTTCGACTTGGCTGGATAAGGTTCCTTTATGTATCTTAACCTGACGTGTCTTTAGTTCCATGCGAGGAACCTTCAGAAAATCCTGAACATCCATTAATTTCTGAAAACAAGAGAAGGAAATGAATCATCAAGAGCTTGTCATGTGCATGTATAAAAGTAATACGAAGCAGATACCGAGCAACATGTGGTTCTTGACTTACGGTCCGGTTCTTGACGACATCTTCGTAATATACGAGAATGTGTCTGGTGCTCTTGAAATACTCCAGAGCCTTCTTGGTGGTTTCGCTTACTTGCTTCAAATTTTGTATcaatattgatgaattgagtttgggTTTGTATTGTGCAAGTATTTCGGCCTGAAAGCATAGTCATAACCAATTAACATGAAATATCAACAGTCTTTGATGATGTTATGTTAACCA from Arachis hypogaea cultivar Tifrunner chromosome 10, arahy.Tifrunner.gnm2.J5K5, whole genome shotgun sequence includes:
- the LOC140175633 gene encoding uncharacterized protein; this encodes MEVVLGPGDQARAAGAEGAASVASLRGRRRSPQQHTRTRPFGGTGGDSAIIMQELRHRVQNLERQLADREREGRSTDPSYTPSPGSEEEDSHRSRPRRTSASRTEAESTREESPIMRRRNDTIIYSRGRLTRRTARGREDGEGRYERTRQPVIMGVTPFHRSILEVRLPKHFDKPTDMRYDGTQDPLEHLTAFEARMNLEGVGDEVRCRAFPVTLAGPAIRWFNGLPQGSIYSFSDISRAFLAQFTTRIAKAKHPINLLGITQRQGEPTRRYLDRFNDECLEIDGLTDSVASLCLTNGLLNENFRKHLTTKPVWTMHEIQTVAKEYINDEEVSRVVAANKRQSGYSQARQQGNEGRAKEKVREEATNKAPRPFPRVGKFTNYTPLALPIVEVYQQIAEKGILPKPRPLKDRTGGNKNLYCDYHKGYGHQTQDCFDLKDALEQAIREGKLAAFSHLIREPRRRYRDQDEEGKAHVAKRRQEPEDKEHGLTVINVVTAKNAAPKSRSAHKKDAKVLTISSPQVQNSKKPPSISFGADSNIMFHNVFDALGLRDADLTSHQHGVIGLGDHFIKPDGVISLPISVGQAQGRRSAMAEFVILRDSTAYNIILGRKTINDFEAIINTKLLVIKFVTDDGSIGTIRGDLETAVACDNASLSLRKKSKEASGVFLADLDARVDDKPRPEPEGDLEKFRIGDDVEKFTFVNKNLPHELKEPLIEMIRANKDLFAWTPADMPGIDPKIISHHLAVKAEARPVAQRRRKMSAERAEEVARQTASLLEAGFIREVDYSTWLSNVVLIPMHRPDEDKTAFIMPGGTFCYKVMPFGLKNAGATYQRLMNRIFHDLIGKTVEVYVDDILAKTTRPDDLLNDLASVFASLGQHGMRLNPLKCAFAMEAGKFLGFMITQRGVEANPEKCQAILQMRSPGCIKDVQRLAGRLTSLSQFLGASATKALPFFNLMKKGMAFEWTPACEEAFQHFKEILAAPPVLGKPKDGEPLYLYLAITSEALAAVLVREDGKAQQPVYFISRALQGAELRYSKLEKLALALLTSSRRLKQYFQSHQVVVRTDQGIRQVLQKPDLAGRMMTWSIELSQYDIRYEPRQAIKAQAMADFLVEVTGDPSEEVGTRWKLHVDGASNQTFGGAGIILESPIGVVYEQSVRFEFPISNNQAEYEALIGGLTLAAEVGARRLEICSDSQVVTS
- the LOC140175840 gene encoding uncharacterized protein; translated protein: MSAVDRQIAEVLMAVFGKNLVNPHLLMGDRESGRNYILEMSASVTGLPNLFQTFLCASDDEGDNDKSAAEKSAIPPEDKTTSEQEAAVDGTGTSTQAAQVEGDKTVHASPFCEVVGTGGSTSTPEVDDGVEEVPNPKRKRKMSSSPEGVLTVMERNFDAGNFIDSQLIPGTEEYFHESSLAGQARWMYRTLLRGAVIARKAEFELSGMESLRRRLEASGKANNELKSEVETLREQLTQSNEKLDAAEKATAAEKKTATVEEKLKDSVATVSRLVEREMTLESQVGAAQKRVAEMEKEKQAV